One Cryptomeria japonica unplaced genomic scaffold, Sugi_1.0 HiC_scaffold_1749, whole genome shotgun sequence DNA segment encodes these proteins:
- the LOC131873451 gene encoding pathogenesis-related protein PR-4-like, which translates to MASKVVRWIAICFLVASILCVNGETLTTSTPYDSAGRNYDLDGLFCATIDSNQTLEFRSEYLWTAYCDQAGQPMELSLCGTCIQVTNDSTDQNVIVRIVDECHNGGLVLETDAFNAIDKDGKGKHDGHMLTTYKFVGC; encoded by the exons ATGGCTTCCAAGGTTGTGAGGTGGATTGCTATATGCTTCCTTGTGGCTTCCATACTCTGTGTTAATGGCGAGACATTGACCACGTCCACTCCGTATGATTCTGCTGGTCGTAATTACGACCTTGATGGGCTATTTTGCGCTACAATTGACTCTAATCAGACATTAGAGTTTCGCAGCGAATACCTTTGGACTGCGTATTGTGACCAAGCCGGCCAGCCCATGGAACTTTCCCTCTGCGGCACATGCATCCAA GTGACAAATGATTCGACGGATCAAAATGTAATTGTACGAATTGTGGACGAGTGCCACAATGGAGGACTGGTTTTAGAAACTGATGCTTTTAATGCCATTGATAAGGATGGGAAAGGAAAGCATGATGGCCATATGCTTACTACCTACAAGTTCGTGGGGTGTTAG